The genomic stretch AATCTCAGGCACTTTATGTTcacatcatatatatatatatcaaatataCACTTTATTGCTATTGTGTATTTATGATCCCCCCTTTTTTAGCTTTATGTTTAGCTTTAAGTTAATGTCTTGAACTAAAACCTTCCGAATGTGAAAAGGCTTATGTAACAAGCGCTGTGGTGGTGCACGGTTAAGGGATCAGACTCTGGttcgatgcagttgcacacctggCAGATCCCAGTATGGCGGGCGCATAACCGAGCGGCAGTAATTGGGCTGCCGCTCCGGAGGTGGGTGGAGCAACTCGGCGGGGGGGATCGCCGCATGCAAGCGTCCCTGATCAtgcctcagaatcacggtccGGGGCTAGAGACAGcgtggcttgaagaaggcatgtcgTTCTCCATCCGGCTGCCAGGTGGCAGGGTTGCGATGGCGTTTCCTCAATAACACAAGGGAATTGACAATAAAAAGGGTACAGTTGGccactaaattgggagaaaaatgggtGGGGGGAATCTGAAACAAGTGTTTACACAAGGCTTATGTAACAGTTTTCATCAAATAGCTAATTTTTCATTCTGATCCTATATGCCCCTTAATTGCCGTTTCATTGGCTTGCATTAAATAAGCTGTAGCCAAGTACTTCTGAAAACTTCAGGAAATCTGAATCAAAATCTAAATAATTTGTGTGGCCAAAAGCCATgggacatttacattaatggcctTCCAAACACCTCAAAGGTAACAAAATGATAAATGAAGTGGGTTTTGTTGTCTGGTCTTTCTTGGCCTTGCTAATATTTTGTCTGCCTAAGGAAGCATGGCTGAGGGTTTCTTCATTGCAGCGTATTTTGACAGTGTGTGAACAGTAGCTGTAATTactaacattttttaaattatataaacaTGATCCTTCTTGAAAGAAAGGTCATTGACTCTGGGTCATTGGATTCTACAAGGCCCAATAGCTTGCAGAGCAGGTGTCTACAggactgaataaataaatgtatttggagTTCGAGCCACAGCAAACAATATTTCTGGGTGTGCATATACTGTGCTGTTCGAGACTGTGTCTtcggatgagacgttaaacaCTGGTTGAGACGGTCCTGACTGGTTATTGACGATTCCATGACACTtccaaagagtagggggttcctctgtgtcctggctaaattccaaaccctggctctctcaacctgccacgtaatcatcccctgattcagtTGGAAGAAACaatctctccttctccaccttaGTTtatggtgagcgttctggcacaaaatggcagctcgtgcatcacccaggtgggtgccacacattggtggtggttgaagcGCGTTTCCCCCCTGATCACTGTAAGCGCTGTATCGTGTCTAGAGAAGCACTATATAAAGAAAAGCACGATAGAAATGTAATTACAGATGGAATAATGCTTTaatatgcaaaacattttgaaaactgTTACATAACTCTCGAGTATGCATCTAAACTGGAAGTTTTGAAATTTGTACTTTTACTTActagcttttgtttttgtgtaatttgttccattttttaaattgcattttaatttgtcaGACACCACTCAGAAAAAGCACAGTGGAAAGCGTTTGagtaatttgatttaaaaattcAAGATTTTCCTGGCTTTTCCAACCAGCCCCAGAGATGTGGCACTCAGTGCCCTATGGGGAATACAGGGAATGTGTCTAACCAAAATGTTTAATCAATTTCTTAAAGACTGACACTCCCTCTGCGTCAGCGCCCTCGGGCGCGTGGCAGCGGCTGCATAAGCTCAACCAGGACCTTCAGAATGAGCTGGAAGCCCAGCGGCGCAAACAGGAGCTTACCAACCAGCAGGTGCAAGCCCTGAAGAGGAACTATAATGAGGCCAAGGATGTGATACGGCACCACGAGTCAGAGATCCAGGCCCTCCAGGCCAAACTCAACAATGCGATGGCTGAGATCCTCATTAGTGAGCAGGCGGTGGCCAAGATGCGCAGCGAGCTAAAACTGGAGCAGGAGCGCTTCCGGGACCGCAAGGAGGAGTGGGAGCAGGACGAGCAGGCCCTTCGTACCCAGCTTAAGGACAGTGAGGACAGGCTTAAGGATGTGGAGGCCCACCTCCTGGAAAAGAGCCAGGCCCTGAGGGACCTGGAGCGGCAGCAGGCCCTGCAGCGAGACCACCTGAAGGAGGTGCAAAAGCTCCAGGAGAGACTGTCAGAGGTCACTGGCAGGCTGATTGCCACGGAGGAGGCCCAGGCTCTGAAGGAGGAGCGCCTGCAGAAGAATCTGCATGTCCTACAGGAGAGtcaggagaaagagaggcagagtctAGTGAAGCGCCTGGTGGAGGCAGAGGGGAAAGGGCAGGAAATGGAAGAGCGGCTACAGGAGGCAGAGCAGCAGGTTGAGGCCCTGCTCAGAGAGAAGCGCACATCTGGGTTGGTGAATAACGAGGTTGTGCACCAGATAGAGCAGCAACTGGCTATCAAGGCAGATGCCATTGAGAAGCTCTCAGAGGCTCTCCGTCAGCTGGAGGAAGAGAAGAGTCAGCTGACCTGCCGCTGTCAGGAACTGCTCAACCAGATTTCTGAAGCAGACAATGAGGTGGCCAAGCTCCAGAATCGCCTCAAGGCGGAGGAGTCGGACTACTTCAATCTAGAGCACTCATATGAGAAGGTGTCCGAGGAGTTCCGGAGGATAGGCATGATTCTGCATGAGAAAGAACAGGAGATCCATGCAGCTAAGGAGATGTATGAAAGGCTGATGGAACGGAAGGAGCAAGACCTCAATGAGGCAATGATAAAGATGGCTGCACTGGGAAGCAGCCTGGAAGAGACTGAGCTGAAGTTGCAGGCAAAAGAGGAACTGATCTGCAAGATGGGTCAGGGGTATATGGAACCATGTAGTTCAGAGAGGGACTTAGAAGCTAAATTAGTCGTGGCAGAAGATCGTATCAGTGAACTGGAGCAGCACCTCAATGAGCTGCAGCTTGGCTACTCTGATCTCCAGATGGAGCACTCAAAACTGCAGGAGGACTGTGATGTTTTGCAGAGCATTAGCACAGCTGAAGGATCCTCACTGACAGCAGTGGAAGGATCCAACTCCATAGACGAGATCAGGCCACAATTGAGCACCAGCAACGATGGCGGAGGGTCACTGGTGAAGCGGCAGAGGATACGCTTCTCAAGCATACATTGccaaaaatatgttcacttggAGGGGGCTGAGAAGCTGTGGGCTAGTGGCACCTCTTCAGATATCAACCAagaccactctctctctgaggaGAGTGGCTCCTCTGACGCACCATATCAATACATAACCTCCGCCAGCAGTGATCCAGAGAAGTTCATCTCCATCATCCACGCTCTAGAAACCAAACTGTTCACCACAGAAGAAAAACTCAAAGACATCACTCAAAAGCTGGAGGAACAGCAGGGCAGGCAGCTGCAGTGCCTTAGGGAGCAGCATGGTCAGTGGGCCGAGTCTGAGGCTGAGTTACGGGACCAGCTCAATGAGAGCCTGTCCACAGTAAACCAGCTCACTGCACAGCTCCAGCAGGAGATGGACAAGAGGGGTAATTTTTCACAGGAAATGGACTGCAGCATCAGGGCAGTAAATGCCAAATATGAGAAGGCCCTGGCCTGTGTAGAGTCAAGCAGGGAGAAGGTTCAGTCCATCTTGAGATGTCACAAAGACGTTGGCACAGAACTACAGCTACACACATTGGCAGAAATAGAGACAGAGCTAGTCAATGCCACTGTGTTTATTAGACAGGGTAGAAACACTTTGGAAGAACAACCACATGAGACACACGGAAGTCTGGCCCGAGAAATAAAGGAAAACAAGGTTTCAGACGAGGagagaataaaatgttttgccaaaacttTAGCCTTTGAGGCCATAGTTTTAAATAAGATGGCATTCTCAATTCAAAATCCAAACTTGGACCTCTTGCAGGGCCTTAGTGAGATCCATCAAGAGGCTGAGAAACTAAGAAGAAGTGATGAGGGTTATGTAGCAATTGTTTATGCAGATGTCTTAACTAGGAAACTGATAGCAGAAAGTGAATTTTGGGCTGAGGTAGAGAAGCTTGATGCACAATATAAATTAAGAGAGGGTGATGGGCAAGGGGATATCGATTCAGTAGAGGTCAATATTGTTGGGGAGATGGGCATCACATTTTTCAGTAATGCCTGTATCAAAGCTGAACTGGCGTTTGCTGTTCAGAATCTAAAGCACTTTTATGAGGAAAAGTTCCAGAAACTCAAAGCAGATTTGCTAGATGCCCACAGAAACCTGCAACACAGGGAACTTGCATTGAAAGAGATTGTGAAATCCTCAAAGAAGACAGATTTTGATAGAGTCATGCAAGAGGTGAGCACTGAGTTTGGCTTCAGTCAGGGGAAGACTTTAGCTGACATAAGCCCTCCGGAACTTGCCCCCTATGTGGAACAAGTCGAGATGGAGGTGGCCCGTGACTTAGCGGAGGAGATCGTCAGTAGGCATCTTCAAGGAAGTGAACCTTCCTGTGGCTTTGAATCTGTTGAGTCTACACATGTGGGACGAGAGAGACTAATCACTGAGCTAAGGATGCAGGCTGAGGTCCTCCAGCGTCTCTCTCAGGAGGTTGAGGTGGCCTGCAATGCAGAAAGTGGCAGTCTTCgcaacacactactgaacatttCTCAAGCAAACCCAAGTTACCAGAATTTCGGTGACATAAGTACCAGCTCTGTGTGCATGCGAGAAGCAATGATCCAGGCCCAGATTGCCTATATAGCCTGCAAGCTGAGAGTTGACCATGAGAGGGACCTAAAGAAGTGCAAGGAGGCTTGTCAGGGCATGAATTTCCTGTgccaggagcatgcccagaatGTGGGTGCCATTCGTGAGCGGTACGAGGCCTCCATGCAAGATGAGCGGCAGAGCTTCACCCAGAATATGTCTGGTCTTCAGGAGGAGAATGAGACCCTGAAGAGAGAGGTGTCCATCCGCATTGCTGAGATCTCCCAGCAGCAGGAGCGGATGGTTCAGCTGGAAGAGCGCTTTCAGGCCGAGATGGAGGAATTAAAGACCAGGTACGAGATGGAGCTGGCCCAGGTGGAACAGAGGAGGAGCACCACTGAGCTAGCACTGATGGAGAAGACAGCGGACAGCCAGCACAAGCTAGACATGATCCTGATGGACATCGAGCGGATGGAGGACCGGCATGAAGAGCATGTGCAGAAGCTGGAGGACAGGTTCCAGGGAAAGATCCGGGAGCTGCAGCAGATTCACGAGGAGGAAATGCAACGCCTGCATGAGCACTACATGCAGACCATCCACTCCATGCAGGAAACGCTGGAGAGGATTAAGGCTAGGCACCCCGATGACTATTCCCTCTCAGAGGAGGCAACATCCCCCACAGACCAGGCCCTGCCCATGGAGGAGGAGCCAGCGGGGGGTGAGTGCGGCTCCATGGTGGTGCTGAGGGAGAGGATCCAAGAACTGGAGACTCAGATGAACGCTATGAAGGATGAGCTGGAGAACAAACACCTGGGGGGAGATGTGTCCAGCCTGAAGGAGAAATACCAGAAAGACTTTGAGAGCTTGAAggttcttcttttttctctttttttgtggtCAGTCATCAAGTAGAGCCCCACCTTGGATTTTGGGGTGCAATGGTCAGTCCCTTTCTTAATTAACCAACCGGCTATGTTGAAAGCCATTGAAACATGATGATTTTTATTGCGGTGGAGTTGAATGAGGTCTTGGTATAAAAAGCAATTAGAAAATATGACTATACTAAACAAATTGATTTTGTGTGATTCTCGCTATTGTTAGTGAGCTTATGCACATTTAAATGACTTGTAAAACTGACCATTGCAGCTTCTAGTCCACATACAGTAGGCAGAACTTAATGGCAACCCATGGATTTTCATGTTGCACCTTCACCCCTTGTATTTTTCATCACAAGCACCCTTCTCCCACATGTAGACAGCTTTGCTTTCGTTTTTTGCTGTATACAGTTATTAGAATGTTTAGCTGTAGTCTGAGATGCTGGAAATGTGCCACATTGTGAATAGTATAAGTTTTTGTATCACAATTAGTACCATTATCATCATTTCCCATGCAGTAGGATTTGAAAAGCCATGCTGTGCTGCTGTTAGAAATCTTAAATACAGTTCCTTACCCAGAGTGTGCTCAGTTTCAGTTAATATCATCAGCCCTCTGCCCTTTAGTATGTTTTTCTAATTATTTAATGCAGCATTTTTACTTGCTGTGTATTTCAGGAGTATAAATATTTCACAGTGGTTTATGACAATTTTTACATTGAGCAACAGCAGCTGCAGTAAGCTTGACAAAAAGGTAGTTCccatataaaataaacatcattaagtatttattaagTGTGGTAAATGCCCAAGTGTAGCACTTTCCTGTGGGCAAACTTTGCACTAGTTCATTGATTTCTTTGATGAAGACAGATGGTTGATTCTGTCATTGGCAAATGATGTTTATTTTCCATAAAAGCAGGcttattgtttgtatgtgttctcTTGGTGCATGCCTATCTGCTTTTCCTCCTTTCTTCACTCATCCAGTCATTGTGACTAATAATGCTTGCTCTCATGGTAGCTAGTGCTTGCATGATTTTTTACAGTTTGATTCAGCTTTGCATCAGGATTGCACGATGGACACTTTACAGTGGTAAAGTATAATTATGAGACATGCAGATGTTATAGCTGGAATGAaagcattaaaaagaaaaaagataaaatcaAAGATGAGATAATGTTCTTGGCCTTAACATTATAACATCTGattttttcttgtttaattTGCTGCTGACAGTTGGCTGGTAGAATGCTTTACAACTGTTAATTTCCTTAGTATTGGCGAGCTGAGCCAATGCCCTTGAATCATTCTGGACCACTTTTAAGATAATAATGGCTGGTGGTTCATTCTGTAGTTTGTTTCTGCGCGAGTTTCTTGTTGAAACAGTTGAACAGAGAAATCTTTCTTGATCATGCATGTTAACTACTGCGTTATAACTTCAGGGAGTAGTATAATGAGAATTAGATCACAGAacggaaataataataaataataaataataaaataaacaatagaaATACTGACTGTGTCCCGGTCCAAGCACAACAATGGCCACAGACTAATATGCTTTGCCTGCAACCCCATCTCAATTCCAGGCCACCTGCGAGAGGGGCTTTGCTGCCATGGAGGAGACCCACCAGAAGGTTATCGAGGACATCCAGCGGCAGCACCAGAGGGAGGTGTCCAAACTGCTGGAGGAGCGTGAGAGACTACTGGCCGAGGAGACGGCTGCTACAATTGCTGGTAATGCTTCCAAAGCCCCTGCTTTCCGTGAACAGTAAGGTTTAGCAGGCCAGTCACTGCATTGTTGCCTCTCCATAGAAAGCAGCAGTCATGTGTGCTGTTAAGTGCTGATTGTGCTGTTAAGTGCAGTCGTTCCACCTCCTGTCGTCCTGCAGCTATTGAAGCCATGAAGAACGCCCAccgggaggagctggagaagactCAGCGCTCCCAGCTGAGTGGCATGAGCTCCGACATCGAGGAGCTGCACAGGCAATACGAGTGAGTTTGAGCGCGGtgtggagcaggaggtggaaCATGAGCAGGTCCTTCAGGCGCTCACTGACGGTGGTTGAATGCTGTACCCTAGAGAGGAGCTTCAGTCCATCCACCGCGAGCTGGAGGTGCTGTCCGAGCAATACTCTCAGAAGTGCCTGGAGAACGCGCACCTTGCCCAGGCGCTGGAGGCCGAGAGGCAGGCTTTGAGGCAGTGCCAGCGGGAGAACCAGGAGCTTAACGCCCACAACCAGGTCAGCCCTGCATTGCTGCTATGACTATGTTCACACTGCAGGCAAAACTGTAGAAAGcgatgtttgtttattttctggcGCTCTGCATGCAACGTCAAATGGTTGTCGCATTGAAGTGACACCGAAGAACAAATTTTGGATTAAATCTGACTTAAATAAATGGATTTCATGTGGTTTTTTCCTGTTCAGACATTTAAAATTCTCCGATTCCAATTGCATTTGCAGAAAAAACAGATTTGACCTGCCAGTCTGAATAAACCTATATTACTGTCTGCAGTCTGAGGTGATTACTTTTGGATCATCAGGGCTTTTTTCCCCTCAGGAGATGcagtagtgttgtgtgtgttgtgtgtgttgtgtgtgttgtgtgtgttgtgtgtgttgtgtgtgttgtgtgtgttgtgtgtgtgtgagagtgagagagagtgagagagagtgagagagagtgagagagagtgagagagagtgagagagagtgagagagagtgagagagagtgagagagagtgtgagagagtgtgagagagtgtgagagagtgtgagagagtgtgagagagtgtgagagagtgagtgtaagtgtgtgacaGTAGCCCAGGCTGTGAACCCTGTGTCTGCCCCTCAGGAACTGAACAACCGTCTGACAGTGGAGATCACACGTATGCGGTCCTGCTTCAGTGGAGAGGTGGCTGGGTCACCCCTTTCACAGGGCAAGGACCTGTATGAGCTGGAGGTACTGCTCCCTGGCTTCACAACACTCATGACCATAACGCGCATATTACATATCCATACggcacactctctcccacacatgTCCTCACAGCCATTCagagcacatactgtatgctgtaaCCTATTAGTAGCATTACCTAtaagtcagacctgggtcaaatatatgtaatgtttttgcattcaaatacacCTTACTAAGCTTATGCAATACTCATATAGTGCAAACcctaccttctggtcctctcggttggttcaattgcaccaggcagggTCAATAAAGCAAGGAATGGtaattaaatccaaaacaattgacaTTTGACCCTGGTCGCCTATAGTGTAATAGTTGAATTGTATAGTTGAATTTCAGTGCCCTAGAATATAAATGTATTGATTCTGTAGGTGCCAAAATCAAGAGCTCCCAGAACAGCAATTAAGTTATACAACTTTTGAAATCAGAAATctgacaattttttattttattttattttttcctaatTTTGCCATGTCTCTTAGGTCTTATTGCGGGTCAAGGAATCAGAAATCCAGTATCTGAAACAGGAGATCCACTCTCTGAAAGATGAACTCCAGTCTGCACTGCGGGTATAGAAGAACCACTTCCCCCCCATTCACTAAAGATCATCAAATTTCCACATTATTCATTCCACGTTATTGTACACATTATTCATTATGTCAGGTGGAAGCAAATGGCAATCATTCATTTGCACTGTGCAAGAAAGGGATGGCCTGACTTATCTCCAGAAAGATTATCCTGTATTCGGAAAGGTCACTGTAGTTAAACTGTGATCGTTGTGTCCGCCGTGTCTGGACAGGACAAGAAGTACGCTACGGACAAATACAAGGACATCTACACGGAGCTGAGCATTGTGAAGGCCAAGGCTGACTGTGATATCAGCAAGCTGAAGGAGCAGCTGATGGTGGCCACCGAGGCCCTGGGGGAAAGGAGGTCTGACGGCACCACTGCTGTCCAGGGCTATGGTGAGCCCCCAAACACCATAAACaaccacacaccctcacatccaAATTCATCAACTTGCAATGCGGTTCATTCTCCCactcaccacaacacaccacatacaTTTGGGACTGCTGAGCTCTCCTCATTCAGACGAAGATCATGGCGCACAGTACATTGTATTGATAATATGGTACATgctttggacacaaaatgaatTCTGTTTTGCTGGTTGTATTCTTTTTGGCTCACTGAAATGTTGACTCTGCCTGTGTCTAGAGtgcttaaattcgggtttcaaaatatacagttccactctaccaaaacattgtataactacaataattcaagctcattggttgaaaattggttttaattgccacagcaaatggcgtttcaacatcagtgtgtttacagaaatgggggagggataaacagtgttgtggtttgacggTGTTTGTTGCTATtcttctcttgactgttagaagtcctaaattacctattgtaccttttaaatttgttatttttcctctGCTCCTTGCAGATATCATGAAATCTAAAAGCAATCCTGATTTTCTAAAGAAAGAGCGGTCGTCCTTGTCCAGGCAGATCAGAGGTATACGATCGAAGGTGAGTCGTCCGAGGATGTACGTGCCGTGAAGTTGCATTCCGTTCTCTTGGGAGATGTAACTTGCTAATGAAGAACAATGAAATCCACAGCAAATGAGACTGATTTAGTGCAACGTCTATGATCAGCTAACTGTATTAATAAATGAGTTTCCAGAGAGAATCCATTACTGTGAAGCACTGTTCAATGTCCCATGACACAGTACCAGTATTTGATAAGATGGGCCATTCCTTCACATTTGAGACATTCAAagacactaaaataaaaatgtattaagatATGACATTAGATGTTGAATTGTGCAGATATCTGCTTTGCTGGCCTGTGTAATAATCCTGTGTTGTTGATGCATGCGCTCTCCGAAGGGAGCGCACCATACCCACGTTTCTCTCAGGTCATCACAGTCCCAAACGGACCTCCAGTAGGTCATCACAAGCTCCTCAGTCCCAAACGGACCCCCAAACGACTGGCACTATAGAACCGCAGTCTGAGAGAAAACCACAGTCCCAGGACCCCGCCCGTCCTCACGCGTGCTTGTCTGCATCGTGCCGTGTGCTTTGCGTGTCGGTGCGTGTGAGTCTAAGCGTGTCCTCTGTCTCTTGCTTCGACAGTCTGTCATTGAACAGGTCTCATGGGACAGCTGACTTCTCCCCAGAGGGGAGCGAGTCTCCCTGTGATGTAGGTACAGTCCGTCACAGAGCATGTCCCACGTTGCATGTCTTGCCCTTCCACACACGTTTGCCTCCTGCACCTGGGGCCTCCAGTACACGGGGACAGGACGGCCCAGCGCTGGGGCCTTGTCCGGAGCCCTCGAGTCTGGGTTAATCTCAGATCTGTTTCAAGCACCGTCTTTGGTTCAGCATGTCCCTCCTTCAAGCATCCGTGTAGTTATGTTGATGGCgaaggcacctccactcagttACTTCAGGCAAATAATGAGAGGAGTGATTTTGAAAGGAGGCATCTTGGTTAAACAGACGGtgaattattagtattattgttattaatattaagGCTCTCATagattttgtgtgtatgtgtggagggGGACACAAACTGCTCTGTTTAGCTGCCTACTACCTGATGGAAGGCTTTAGTTCCTATTACGTCAGTGTTTATTTATTACTCCAGATTATAGAGAGCACTAGTAAGGATCTGTTATTTTGCTGGTTCATTGGTTAAAATGTAGAAAAGTTGGACCCAAGGCACATTGGCTGCAACAGCCTACAACAGCCTTTTTAGTCATTTGTGGATTTGTTGTGAATATTTGATTACACTGTATGTCTGTTACAATACAGTAGAATCTCAAAGCTTTGAACCCCTGTGTTCAGTTGACTGGGTCGACTGTGGTCAATGGAATCAATATGGAACTGGTCAATATGAAACCACAAGTAGCTTTAGATAATCACTTTTGCTATAAGTAACACTGGATAAAGATGGGTGTCTACACACTATTGCAAAACAATATAGTGTGAGAAATGTTTTGGGATAAAGTCCAAATTGAACTCCAAATGTTTGCAAAAGAATAACCACCTAACTGTTGCTGTTTTGTTTGGTTAATGTAAACAATGGTTTTACCTGCCCAAAGAGAGTAGCTAGTCTATATTTTGAACATTGTATTATCCAACCATATTTAAATCTCTACTGTAAAAAGAAAAGTAGACTATTACTAACACTATATTATAAATGTCCCATTAAAATGAATGGAGGTAATACTGTTATAAATACACAATTGCTGACACTTTATTGTAAATACAATATTATGAATAGGTGTTTCCACTTTCTGACGGCATTGGTGGTGCCATGTTCTTGTTGATATTTCTGTTTGT from Conger conger chromosome 2, fConCon1.1, whole genome shotgun sequence encodes the following:
- the si:ch73-103b11.2 gene encoding uncharacterized protein si:ch73-103b11.2 isoform X2 codes for the protein MSSKDNPCRKFQANIFNKSKCQNCFKPRESHLLNDEDLNKAKPIYGGWLLLAPEGTNFDNPLHRSRKWQRRFFILYEHGLLRYALDEMPSTLPQGTINMNQCSDVIDGEARTGQKNSLCILTPDKEHFIRAENKEIINGWQETLVVYPRTNKQNQKKKRKVEPPTPQESIHGIPQQALRNLNGHLEPGPAKVTVTSSSSGGSIPCLPSSIAAAERVPASRASLWQEDRRGRSSIPCSRSASCLSQLGQSYPPPSTTEDRSSVNGGRKARVESGYFSLEKAKPEPPPHPPQQLPLSSPSGPGGLHRRSQVIEKFETLEGDGVEHMETSSSSEPPPSSSTTNAAQRQGRSERRHFPNKQDCSLDAAIERTMPDVSSSSLSSYRRAKSLDRRATESSMTPDLLNFKKGWMTKLYEEGLWKKHWFVLTDQSLRYYRDSVAEEAADLDGEIDLSTCHDVTEVPVQRNYGFQIHTKEGAFTLSAMTSGIRRNWIQAIMKNVRPTIAPDVTRSLPDERVKARAALETSPQPPAETPALQGEPPTGDGSGSEQRRSRIRERRREGRCKTFDWADFRKGQPPETEAPDGRPEKAPDIGPASSTPSSPSSSPPGSSTTSSPSSSSGAPLREPPAEEELEQERARRREERRRRFQTCTPAPERTVASTEGEVRTPVEQGRMEVDAPQAGDGGRERGKPPDVQVEIEQRWHQVETTPLREERQVPITTIHPSDPAAERPPPQELAALLDKELEQTQKELAKLQEQNSLLQAQLQDARGRELSAREGYVLQTDTPSASAPSGAWQRLHKLNQDLQNELEAQRRKQELTNQQVQALKRNYNEAKDVIRHHESEIQALQAKLNNAMAEILISEQAVAKMRSELKLEQERFRDRKEEWEQDEQALRTQLKDSEDRLKDVEAHLLEKSQALRDLERQQALQRDHLKEVQKLQERLSEVTGRLIATEEAQALKEERLQKNLHVLQESQEKERQSLVKRLVEAEGKGQEMEERLQEAEQQVEALLREKRTSGLVNNEVVHQIEQQLAIKADAIEKLSEALRQLEEEKSQLTCRCQELLNQISEADNEVAKLQNRLKAEESDYFNLEHSYEKVSEEFRRIGMILHEKEQEIHAAKEMYERLMERKEQDLNEAMIKMAALGSSLEETELKLQAKEELICKMGQGYMEPCSSERDLEAKLVVAEDRISELEQHLNELQLGYSDLQMEHSKLQEDCDVLQSISTAEGSSLTAVEGSNSIDEIRPQLSTSNDGGGSLVKRQRIRFSSIHCQKYVHLEGAEKLWASGTSSDINQDHSLSEESGSSDAPYQYITSASSDPEKFISIIHALETKLFTTEEKLKDITQKLEEQQGRQLQCLREQHGQWAESEAELRDQLNESLSTVNQLTAQLQQEMDKRGNFSQEMDCSIRAVNAKYEKALACVESSREKVQSILRCHKDVGTELQLHTLAEIETELVNATVFIRQGRNTLEEQPHETHGSLAREIKENKVSDEERIKCFAKTLAFEAIVLNKMAFSIQNPNLDLLQGLSEIHQEAEKLRRSDEGYVAIVYADVLTRKLIAESEFWAEVEKLDAQYKLREGDGQGDIDSVEVNIVGEMGITFFSNACIKAELAFAVQNLKHFYEEKFQKLKADLLDAHRNLQHRELALKEIVKSSKKTDFDRVMQEVSTEFGFSQGKTLADISPPELAPYVEQVEMEVARDLAEEIVSRHLQGSEPSCGFESVESTHVGRERLITELRMQAEVLQRLSQEVEVACNAESGSLRNTLLNISQANPSYQNFGDISTSSVCMREAMIQAQIAYIACKLRVDHERDLKKCKEACQGMNFLCQEHAQNVGAIRERYEASMQDERQSFTQNMSGLQEENETLKREVSIRIAEISQQQERMVQLEERFQAEMEELKTRYEMELAQVEQRRSTTELALMEKTADSQHKLDMILMDIERMEDRHEEHVQKLEDRFQGKIRELQQIHEEEMQRLHEHYMQTIHSMQETLERIKARHPDDYSLSEEATSPTDQALPMEEEPAGGECGSMVVLRERIQELETQMNAMKDELENKHLGGDVSSLKEKYQKDFESLKATCERGFAAMEETHQKVIEDIQRQHQREVSKLLEERERLLAEETAATIAAIEAMKNAHREELEKTQRSQLSGMSSDIEELHRQYEEELQSIHRELEVLSEQYSQKCLENAHLAQALEAERQALRQCQRENQELNAHNQELNNRLTVEITRMRSCFSGEVAGSPLSQGKDLYELEVLLRVKESEIQYLKQEIHSLKDELQSALRDKKYATDKYKDIYTELSIVKAKADCDISKLKEQLMVATEALGERRSDGTTAVQGYDIMKSKSNPDFLKKERSSLSRQIRGIRSKSLKEGLTVQERMKLFEAKDSKKI